Proteins encoded together in one Staphylococcus aureus window:
- a CDS encoding PTS ascorbate transporter subunit IIC — translation MQAILNFIVDILSQPAILVALIAFIGLIVQKKPAATITSGTIKTILGFLILSAGADVVVRSLEPFGKIFQHAFGVQGIVPNNEAIVSLALKDFGTTAALIMVCGMIVNILIARFTNLKYIFLTGHHTFYMAAFLAIILTVSHIKGWLTIVIGALVLGLIMAVLPALLQPTMRKITGNDQVALGHFGSISYFAAGAVGQLFKGKSKSTEEIKFPKGLSFLRESTISISITMALLYFIACLFAGVSYVHESISDGQNFIVFSLIQGVTFAAGVFIILTGVRLILAEIVPAFKGISEKLVPNSKPALDCPIVFPYAQNAVLIGFFVSFITGVIGMFILFLFGGVVILPGVVAHFFLGATAAVFGNARGGIKGAIAGAALNGILITFLPLLFLPFLGELGGAATTFSDTDFLAVGIVFGNAVKYMGLFGAILFIIIVGATTILLKGRQKEQQ, via the coding sequence ATGCAAGCAATCCTTAATTTTATAGTCGATATTTTAAGTCAACCAGCCATTCTTGTTGCACTGATTGCCTTTATAGGTTTAATCGTTCAGAAAAAACCTGCCGCAACGATCACTTCAGGAACCATTAAAACGATATTAGGCTTCTTAATTTTAAGTGCAGGTGCTGATGTCGTCGTTCGATCTCTTGAACCATTCGGCAAAATATTCCAACACGCATTTGGTGTGCAAGGTATCGTACCTAACAACGAAGCTATCGTCTCACTAGCCTTAAAAGATTTTGGAACAACAGCTGCACTCATCATGGTCTGTGGCATGATTGTTAATATTTTAATTGCCCGCTTCACTAATTTAAAATATATCTTTTTAACAGGTCATCATACATTTTACATGGCTGCGTTTTTAGCAATCATTTTAACAGTCAGTCATATTAAAGGCTGGCTAACGATTGTTATCGGCGCACTCGTATTAGGATTAATCATGGCAGTATTACCTGCATTACTCCAACCTACGATGCGAAAAATTACAGGGAATGACCAAGTAGCTTTAGGTCATTTTGGCTCAATCAGTTACTTTGCCGCAGGTGCTGTAGGTCAATTATTCAAAGGTAAGTCTAAATCAACGGAAGAGATTAAATTTCCAAAAGGCTTAAGTTTCTTACGAGAAAGTACAATTAGTATCTCGATTACGATGGCATTACTTTACTTCATCGCATGCTTATTTGCGGGCGTTAGTTATGTACACGAATCTATTAGTGATGGTCAAAACTTTATTGTCTTTTCATTAATTCAAGGTGTGACATTTGCTGCTGGTGTATTTATTATTTTAACGGGCGTTCGTTTAATCTTAGCTGAAATCGTCCCAGCATTTAAAGGAATTTCTGAAAAGCTTGTACCAAATTCTAAACCTGCATTAGACTGCCCTATTGTGTTCCCTTATGCACAAAATGCAGTATTAATTGGATTCTTTGTCAGCTTTATTACAGGTGTCATCGGTATGTTTATCTTATTCTTATTTGGTGGCGTCGTCATTTTACCTGGCGTAGTTGCACACTTCTTCTTAGGTGCAACGGCTGCTGTATTCGGTAATGCAAGAGGCGGTATTAAAGGTGCTATTGCTGGCGCCGCTCTAAATGGTATCCTAATCACGTTTTTACCATTATTATTCTTGCCATTTTTAGGCGAATTAGGTGGTGCTGCAACAACATTCTCAGATACAGACTTTTTAGCTGTCGGTATCGTGTTCGGTAACGCAGTAAAATATATGGGATTATTTGGTGCGATTCTATTTATTATTATCGTAGGTGCGACAACAATTTTATTAAAAGGCCGTCAAAAAGAACAGCAATAG
- a CDS encoding PTS sugar transporter subunit IIB: protein MKILVVCGHGLGSSFMVEMNAQEALRQLNAPSDIEVEHSDIMTASPEMADLFICGRDLAENAERLGDVLVLDNILDKAELQQKLSEKLQQLNMI from the coding sequence ATGAAAATTTTAGTAGTATGTGGCCACGGTTTAGGAAGTAGTTTTATGGTAGAAATGAACGCACAAGAAGCACTTAGGCAACTTAATGCACCATCTGATATCGAAGTTGAACATAGTGACATTATGACAGCAAGTCCAGAGATGGCTGACTTGTTTATTTGTGGTAGAGATTTAGCTGAAAATGCCGAACGTCTAGGGGATGTCTTAGTTCTTGATAATATTTTAGATAAAGCTGAATTACAACAAAAGCTCTCAGAAAAATTACAACAACTTAACATGATTTAA
- a CDS encoding PTS sugar transporter subunit IIA → MSLDILSTTRIIVKEQVNDWTEAITIASQPLLQEQIIEQGYVQAMIDSVNELGPYIVIAPEIAIAHARPNNDVHQVGLSLLKLNQHVAFCDEDHYASLIFVLSAIDNHSHLSVLQNLATVLGDNQTVQQLLTATNAQDIKNILKEHD, encoded by the coding sequence GTGTCATTAGACATTTTGTCAACAACACGCATCATTGTAAAAGAACAAGTAAATGATTGGACTGAAGCTATAACTATAGCTTCTCAGCCATTACTACAAGAACAAATTATTGAACAAGGCTATGTTCAAGCAATGATTGATAGCGTTAATGAACTTGGACCTTATATCGTTATCGCACCTGAAATTGCAATTGCACATGCAAGACCGAACAATGACGTACATCAAGTTGGTTTAAGTCTATTAAAGTTGAATCAACATGTGGCATTTTGTGATGAAGATCACTACGCATCTCTCATTTTTGTATTGAGTGCCATCGACAATCATTCACACTTATCTGTATTACAAAATTTAGCAACCGTACTGGGCGATAACCAAACAGTCCAGCAACTATTAACTGCAACAAATGCACAAGACATTAAAAACATTTTAAAGGAGCATGATTAA
- a CDS encoding BglG family transcription antiterminator codes for MLSYRQIEILYLLIHEQTFIPINTIANQLGVSPRTIQYDIAYIEQYAETYHYQVSRNKAAGIKVTTAHATLLNELEHNLTNQIHFSKDERLTHIALKLFETTDPVSTKQLAQDVNVSRRTIADDIKMIQAQLDQYHLKLNYVHNKGFNIIGEEDHYRKAYAHFIHQYMKQAAPFIEADIFNSESIALVRRAIIKTLNSENYHLVQSAIDGLIYHILIAIQRLNENFSFDIPINEIDKWRHTNQYAIASKMIENLERSCNVTFPESEIIFITLHLLGSKMTEHTASSITFEYHDLSQNIHELITCVSQELGIDMSKDNKLHTSLITHIKPAIHRIKYDMLQPNPLRQEVMRRYPQIIEAVSKHISPIEQDAAIRFNEDELTYITIHFASSIERVATHKQSMIKVVLLCGSGIGTSQLLKSKLNHLYPEFHIWDAYSIYQLEESRLLQDNIDYVISTVPCEISAVPVIHVDPFINQQSRQKLNQIINDSREQRVMKMATDGKSLADLLPEHRIIINKQPLSIESAIAVAVQPLINDGIVYSNYTAAILKQFEQFGSYMVISPHIALIHAGTDYVQNGVGFALTYFTEGIIFGSKANDPVHLVITLATDHPNAHLKALGQLSECLSNDLYRQDFLDGNIFKIKQHIALTMTKEA; via the coding sequence TTGTTAAGTTATAGACAAATCGAAATTTTGTATCTTTTAATTCATGAGCAAACGTTTATTCCAATCAATACCATTGCTAATCAACTTGGTGTATCACCTCGTACCATTCAATATGATATAGCATATATTGAGCAATATGCTGAAACTTATCATTACCAAGTCAGCCGTAATAAAGCTGCAGGCATCAAAGTAACAACAGCTCACGCGACACTATTAAATGAATTAGAGCACAATCTAACAAATCAAATTCATTTTTCAAAAGATGAACGACTCACACATATCGCTTTAAAGTTATTCGAAACAACCGATCCTGTTTCAACAAAGCAACTTGCGCAAGATGTTAATGTTTCGCGTCGGACAATTGCAGATGATATTAAAATGATTCAAGCCCAACTAGATCAATACCATTTAAAGTTAAATTATGTCCACAATAAAGGATTCAATATTATTGGTGAGGAAGATCATTATCGTAAAGCGTATGCACACTTTATACATCAATATATGAAACAAGCTGCACCTTTTATAGAGGCGGATATCTTTAATTCAGAATCAATCGCATTGGTTCGCCGTGCCATTATTAAGACATTAAATAGTGAAAATTATCATTTAGTTCAGTCGGCTATCGATGGCTTAATCTATCATATACTCATTGCCATTCAGCGTTTAAATGAAAATTTTTCGTTCGATATACCTATCAATGAAATTGATAAATGGCGACATACTAATCAGTATGCTATTGCTTCAAAAATGATAGAAAACTTAGAACGCAGTTGTAATGTCACATTTCCAGAGTCTGAAATTATCTTTATCACGTTACATTTACTAGGCTCTAAAATGACTGAACATACAGCATCTTCAATTACCTTTGAATACCATGATTTATCGCAAAATATACATGAATTGATCACTTGTGTTAGCCAAGAATTAGGCATTGATATGTCAAAAGACAACAAGTTACATACCAGTCTGATCACACATATCAAACCAGCTATACATCGTATTAAATACGATATGCTACAACCTAATCCTTTGAGGCAAGAAGTTATGCGTCGCTATCCTCAAATCATTGAAGCCGTTAGCAAGCATATTAGTCCAATTGAACAAGATGCTGCTATTCGCTTCAACGAAGATGAATTAACATACATTACAATTCACTTCGCATCAAGTATAGAGCGTGTTGCAACACATAAACAATCAATGATTAAGGTTGTCTTACTATGTGGTTCTGGTATAGGCACGTCACAACTTTTAAAATCAAAACTAAATCACCTGTATCCTGAGTTTCACATTTGGGATGCCTATTCCATTTATCAATTGGAAGAAAGTCGATTATTGCAAGATAACATTGATTATGTCATTTCAACAGTACCTTGTGAAATATCAGCTGTACCAGTTATTCATGTCGATCCATTTATCAATCAACAATCTCGTCAAAAATTGAATCAAATTATCAATGACTCAAGAGAACAACGAGTCATGAAAATGGCAACTGATGGCAAGTCACTCGCAGATTTATTGCCTGAACATCGCATCATTATAAATAAACAACCATTATCAATTGAATCCGCAATTGCAGTGGCTGTGCAACCTTTAATCAATGATGGCATTGTCTATTCAAATTATACAGCTGCAATTTTAAAACAATTTGAACAATTCGGGTCATATATGGTCATTAGTCCACATATTGCACTTATTCACGCTGGTACTGATTATGTACAGAATGGTGTAGGTTTCGCACTAACATATTTCACTGAAGGGATTATCTTTGGTAGTAAAGCTAACGATCCCGTTCACCTTGTAATTACATTAGCAACGGACCACCCCAATGCACATTTAAAGGCATTGGGACAGTTAAGCGAATGCTTAAGCAACGACTTATATCGACAAGATTTCTTAGATGGGAATATTTTTAAAATTAAACAACACATTGCTTTAACTATGACAAAGGAGGCTTAA